Genomic window (Magnolia sinica isolate HGM2019 chromosome 10, MsV1, whole genome shotgun sequence):
ttttttttttttgaaaagatggAAACTATATGCAATTAGCAAAACTGATCTAGAAGTGACTTATATGAAATTCCTTAAAAAGACAGTAGTCTGCTCACGTGCTGATTGATTCTCTTATCATTATATGCAGGCTAACAAGCACACCATTATTCTGATGCAGACAGCTCAAAACAGAGCAACTAGGACATTTATGGATTATGAGTCCATTAGTCAGGCTATGGATGGTATAGTATTCGAGCCCTCCTACTGCATTCTTGCTTAtatttcttgttttagttttaataatagtaaaataacttgtgattgcttggaagagctttatatatatatatatatatatatatatatatatatatatatatatatatatatatatatatgctcacctgGGAACCGGTTCTCACAAGAACTTCTGAgaatttttgagaactcatctcacatgatatgagcacaaaatacgggagatgagttctgaaaaagttctcacgagttctcatgagaactggtgTGCAAGTGAGCTCCTCTCTCACATATCAGGAAAATTTTACGACTTCACAGACAGCATCTCATGTATCATTCAATTCATATGCCGGGATATACAATTCAGAGCTGTCTTATCTGTTCTCTATTTTTGAGATTTTAGATGGTGTTAATCAGTGCTGCCGCTGTATTTTCACGAGAACCACATTGTTATATTCTTTACAAGGTGTTGAGCACTATCAATTAAAAATCATTCTTTACAAATTTAATACAGTAGTTACTGGACATTATTGAGGTGCAAAATATTTACTACCCATTTTCAAAGACGAACTGCCTGATTTCCGTTGAAGCAATTCAGGCAACATGACCCATCCGCCGCCTTGAAACTCGGATGCAACTTCTCCGTTATATGTTGATTAAAAAATGCTCCTGTAGCTTTCGTATAGTTTGTATGTAACTCTTCCTTAAAAAATTTGAGTATGCGATATGGTTGCTTTGATAAGGGTGAGGGATCCCCCTTCCCCATCACTTGAAGTTGATATATACTGGAATTTTAAACTGGAAGAATTGTTAGCAATTTAACATTCAATAGTGAATTGGTTCTGAGCTGTAACCACTCCTTGCCTGATGGCTGATATATGGAGAAATATGATAGAAAATGGATTCTATGTACCAATCTGTTGGCATTAAATGTCCCATATACTGCCTGGATGTTTGAATTGGGAGTGATATACCAACCGTTTGTTATGTTGTAACAAGCCACTCTCAAATGTCAGCCGGGTATGGCAAGGTGTGGTGACAAGTGTTCAAAGGAGTGACATCATTATACTCATTAGCTGTAACCACACCTAACATCATTATACTCAGGCCACCCTCAAAACTGAATGACATGGTCACAAGTGTCCACATGAGGCCATTGACAAATGAGATGTTGGCATGTTGCCACGTCCTTCACCTTGGACTTCTACCCaaataacccaaaataccatTGTCTCAAATCTCAATTTATAAATAAGGCCCAACCCCTCATTAGCAACTGTCTCCCTCCCTCCCTGGTTTTTTAGTGTTGAGTACAAGTTTATGTACAAAGCTACAAAGATAGCCATAGGTTTGGAGTTTGACAGCATGAATGATTGATTATACTTTGTTGATTTCTGATTCCCACACACCCCAATATGGTTCTTTATGTACAAAGCTAAAAAGGCAGCCATAGGTTTGGACTTCGACAACATGAATGATTGATTGTATAAAGCTTGGGTCTACTTTATTCATTTCTGATAGAGATTAGCCGGCTGGATGGACTATTGACCTCTCAAGTCTCAGCTGCGCTCTTTTGTATCTTTTTGTGTTTGTTTGGTTTCCTCCTTATGCTGTATTGGGTTTTCCTTTAATGAAATGACCTCCATTcatccaacaacaacaacaacaaaagaaagaaagaaagaaagaaagaaagaaaaggactGATTGAATAAGAGTTCACTTCGAGTTTTTAACATTTATTGCCCCTCTTAGCATGAGTTACTCCAAGTCATAGCATTAGTTGGTCGATTTCCCCTAGCGTGCATTTTATCTCATCATTGTGGCTCAATTATCAAATGTGGTGTGAATTTATGGTTTGATTGTCTAAGAAGGTATATCTGTAATTTCATTCTTTCAATGTGGTTGTATTATAGCCTCTATGATAAACATTTCTATTGTCCAGTCCTGTAGAGACGGCAATTTCGTGGTCATTTTGTGGTGCTAAGGGGGGTGATTTTCATCAGTCCTTTTGTATTGGGAATTCCTTCCTTATACCTTGACTTTcctctctatttccttttttaaTAAACTTGTCGTTTCTCtagtaataatgataataataagttTGTCTGTGGACATCTGTCATTAAATATCTACAAAAGGGATGCTGTAAGAAGTCTTAGTACCAATTCTCTACTGTGGGCAGGAATCTGTGGACTGTATGAGAGGAAGCTTAAGGAGCTTAACCCAGCCATCAGAAACATCACTTATGACATCTCAGATCTCTACAATTTCATTGATGGTCTTGCAGACCTGAGTGCTCTGGTGTATGTATTGCTGTTTTAACTCCTGTCTTTCAATGTGCTGAATTCTCCGCTGAGCCATCATTCCCTACAGATGAGCCCTTTTTTCAGTGATCCAGTGTTCATCCCGTTGTCCCCACCCCAGATGGGTGATGAACCTAAAACCTCCTCCATCACACGTTCCCAGCCATTCAATGAATTGACTTTATCCCATGCATACAGATGGTTGACCATATCTTTCCAACTGTCCATTTCCAAAATCAATTATCAGTTGGCTAAGATAATCTATAGGGGCAGTATATAGCGTCACTGCTGATCCATGGTAGCGCCAACCACAcaaaatggtctagatcactgaaaGTGGGCCAACCCGGTTGTGGTGCTGGTTTCAAGCGGGGGTTGTATTGCATCCTCACATGATTGTTCCTTCTCtatccattcttttttttttttttctgagagtTAAGAGAACTGACGCTTGTGGCCCAATTTTGTAACAGATATGATCACTCGATTCAGGCATATCTGCCATATGATAGGCAGTGGATCAAACAGCGGACGTTTCAGCACCTCAAGAGATTGGCCACACATTGAATAAGGTAAGCAGCACCCACCCATTACTACATGGATTTACACACGGCATGTGAGTGAATCATATACTAAAGGAGCTGGTGATGAAGATAGTAAATAGTTAGATCCCTGTCTGTGTGGGCTTTCCTCTTGTATTTTGAGCCTATGAGCACCAACAAAATCACTGTTGTTTCTAGAACTTGCCCCTGGTCGTCCATGGACGACAATGGCGGCATGCCCGTTTGAGATGGATTGTATTCGATTGGTAAAAGTAATTGCATATTTGCTGTATTTTGCAACTGTATGTTTTGGTTTCATGCTTCTGGCAACAGTCTGATGTATGCTATAGCACATACACCGAAGAATAAAAAAAACGATGTATAATAATTAGATGGTGGTGTTCCTTGTGGTGCAATGCCCACTGGGAGGTGTGGGATCCACCTAAGCAAGTGTTTGTCTTGAAAAGATAGGGGAATGGTTAAACCTAATCTGGGGTTCAAGCAATTCGAGTCTGTTCAAATTTGCAATTCTTTGTTTGATACTCGTCAAAATTTAATGGTTTCGTGGGGTATTACCATATCAGTCTTTCCTTCGTCCTATTTGTGGTAG
Coding sequences:
- the LOC131217054 gene encoding enhancer of rudimentary homolog, with the translated sequence MANKHTIILMQTAQNRATRTFMDYESISQAMDGICGLYERKLKELNPAIRNITYDISDLYNFIDGLADLSALVYDHSIQAYLPYDRQWIKQRTFQHLKRLATH